A genomic region of Saccopteryx bilineata isolate mSacBil1 chromosome 1, mSacBil1_pri_phased_curated, whole genome shotgun sequence contains the following coding sequences:
- the LOC136319972 gene encoding single-stranded DNA cytosine deaminase, producing MDSLLMKQRKFLYQFKNVRWARGRRETYLCYVVKRRDSATSFSLDFGHLRNKVGCHVELLFLRYISAWDLDPGRCYRVTWFTSWSPCYDCARHVADFLRGNPNLSLRIFTARLYFCEDRKAEPEGLRRLHRAGVQIAVMTFKDYFYCWNTFVENRERTFRAWEGLHENSVRLSRQLRRILLPLYEVDDLRDAFRTLGL from the exons ATGGACAG TCTCTTGATGAAGCAGAGGAAGTTTCTCTATCAATTCAAAAATGTCCGCTGGGCTAGGGGGCGCCGTGAGACCTACTTGTGCTATGTGGTGAAGCGGCGAGACAGTGCCACCTCCTTCTCATTGGACTTTGGTCACCTTCGAAACAAG GTGGGCTGCCACGTGGAGTTGCTCTTCCTGCGCTACATCTCCGCCTGGGACCTGGACCCCGGCAGGTGCTACCGCGTCACCTGGTTCACCTCTTGGAGTCCCTGCTACGACTGTGCCCGGCACGTGGCTGACTTTCTGAGAGGGAACCCCAACCTCAGTCTGAGGATCTTCACTGCGCGCCTCTACTTCTGCGAGGACCGCAAGGCTGAGCCCGAGGGGCTGCGGCGGCTGCACCGCGCGGGGGTCCAAATCGCCGTCATGACCTTCAAAG attatttttattgctggaATACTTTTGTGGAAAATCGTGAGAGAACTTTCAGAGCCTGGGAGGGACTGCATGAAAACTCGGTTCGTCTCTCCAGGCAGCTTCGACGCATCCTTTTG ccccTATATGAGGTTGATGATTTACGAGATGCATTTCGTACTTTGGGACTTTGA